The proteins below are encoded in one region of Hordeum vulgare subsp. vulgare chromosome 3H, MorexV3_pseudomolecules_assembly, whole genome shotgun sequence:
- the LOC123444676 gene encoding vacuolar protein sorting-associated protein 36: MSVAAADWLPSAAVTASGRPVLSAGEIERHLLPLIDLEPEENPRLSPLRGCLLALTSHRLIFLHEASLSARALPLASIVHPYPPHRRHNHNPLRSLFSSSSSSSHHPRIRIQISLPPSRSEVVAVVVTCKADVDVFYGRLLEAIRARAWEAAAAAAPAGGASVAEGAPAEEDLAIRMPVVGVAGILRKEQETWESAGQNLQDAFQDLNALMSKAKEMMELAEKMRQKLLTNSSSQSNSNDEEMGSKQDMQDLLLSVGIVSPVTKETAGALYHQQLSRQLADFVRIPVERAGGMMALVDVYCLFNRARGTELISPEDLLQACSLWEKFDVPVMLRKFDSGVKVIQTKTHSDDEVFARISSLAQKPDALLKGISPSDAAFTLGIAPALAKEHLLNAENKGLVCRDVSPDGFRFYINLFNEIDPQNIYSPKTHGLYHTWISVAMAAH, from the exons ATGTCCGTCGCCGCAGCCGACTGGCTCCCGTCCGCGGCCGTCACGGCGTCCGGCCGGCCGGTGCTgtccgccggcgagatcgagcgGCACCTGCTTCCGCTCATCGACCTCGAGCCCGAGGAGAACCCCCGCCTCTCGCCCCTCCGCGGCTGCCTCCTCGCGCTCACCTCCCACCGGCTCATCTTCCTCCACGAGGCCTCCCTCTCTGCGCGCGCCCTCCCGCTCGCGTCCATCGTCCACCCGTACCCTCCCCACCGCAGGCACAACCATAACCCACTCcgctccctcttctcctcctcctcctcctcgtcgcatCACCCGCGCATCCGCATCCAGATCTCCCTGCCCCCGTCGCGATCAgaggtcgtcgccgtcgtcgtcacctGCAAGGCCGACGTGGATGTGTTCTACGGGAGGCTTCTCGAGGCCATCCGCGCGAGGGCCTGGGAGGCGGCCGCCGCGGCTGCTCCGGCCGGCGGCGCCTCGGTGGCCGAGGGAGCCCCAGCTGAGGAGGACCTTGCGATCAGGATGCCCGTGGTTGGAGTGGCGGGGATACTGCGGAAGGAGCAGGAGACGTGGGAGAGCGCGGGGCAGAACTTGCAGGATGCCTTCCAGGATCTCAACGCCCTCATG AGCAAAGCCAAGGAAATGATGGAATTGGCAGAGAAAATGAGGCAAAAGCTATTGACGAACTCATCTTCTCAATCGAATTCCAATGACGAAGAGATGGGTTCTAAGCAAGACATGCAGGATTTGCTATTGAGCGTAGGCATCGTGTCTCCGGTGACAAAGGAAACTGCTGGTGCTTTGTACCATCAGCAGCTTTCCCGACAG CTGGCTGACTTTGTGAGAATACCAGTTGAGAGAGCAGGTGGTATGATGGCACTAGTCGATGTCTACTGTCTCTTCAACCGCGCTAGGGGAACAG AGTTGATCTCACCAGAGGATCTTTTGCAAGCTTGCTCCCTTTGGGAGAAATTTGATGT CCCAGTAATGCTCCGGAAATTTGATAGTGGAGTGAAGGTGATCCAGACCAAGACGCATAGTGATGATGAG GTATTTGCAAGAATCTCATCACTCGCGCAAAAGCCGGATGCTCTTCTGAAAGGAATAAGCCCCAGCGACGCTGCATTTACACTGGGGATTGCACCAGCTTTAGCCAAGGAGCATCTTCTAAATGCAGAAAACAAAG GTCTCGTCTGCAGGGATGTCAGCCCAGATGGATTCCGCTTCTACATCAATTTGTTTAACGAGATTGATCCCCAGAATATTTATTC GCCAAAAACCCATGGACTATACCACACTTGGATCTCTGTGGCAATGGCAGCACATTGA